From the genome of Gracilibacillus salitolerans, one region includes:
- a CDS encoding LacI family DNA-binding transcriptional regulator, producing MKKNVTIYDIANEAGVSPSTVSRVLTGKERVKPDTKSKVLSVIEKYNFRPNSLARSLLYKQSKMIGIVLPDINHPFFSTLVLKSEAHALSLGYTSFLCNSMDDHQIESKYLQNLVDKQVDGIIFLGGRINQVETSKELAEEMNKIRERVPVVFVNGEMEGVDAHIVQTDEHDGITKVIDLLKNFNHQKIAFLGGEMGISSREVKLRAYTEAMEKNHLSINPNWVMDEGFDIESGEELANRLLYQSERPTAIVCVNDFVAIGVIKTLDKFGLRVPEDISVVGFDDIYLAKDYPPGITSVSQNYEVLGRTAVDVLVKLINGEEAEKQVIVPTKLMLRNSCQLLKK from the coding sequence ATGAAAAAAAATGTTACCATATACGATATTGCAAATGAGGCTGGCGTGTCGCCTTCCACTGTCTCAAGAGTACTCACTGGCAAGGAACGAGTAAAACCAGATACGAAGAGCAAAGTATTATCAGTGATTGAAAAATACAACTTTCGACCTAACAGCTTAGCTAGAAGTTTGTTATATAAGCAATCGAAAATGATCGGAATTGTATTACCCGATATTAATCATCCGTTCTTTTCTACTTTAGTGTTAAAAAGTGAGGCACATGCATTATCATTAGGATATACATCATTTCTGTGTAATTCAATGGACGACCATCAGATCGAATCCAAATACTTACAGAACTTAGTTGATAAACAAGTAGATGGTATTATTTTTCTAGGTGGTCGTATTAATCAAGTTGAGACTAGCAAAGAACTAGCAGAAGAAATGAATAAAATAAGGGAACGTGTACCGGTTGTGTTTGTCAATGGAGAAATGGAGGGCGTGGATGCCCACATCGTACAGACAGATGAACACGATGGAATAACAAAAGTAATCGACTTGCTTAAAAATTTTAATCATCAAAAAATTGCATTTCTCGGTGGGGAAATGGGTATTAGTTCACGAGAAGTGAAATTAAGAGCATATACAGAGGCAATGGAAAAAAATCACCTATCAATCAATCCAAATTGGGTTATGGATGAAGGATTTGATATTGAATCAGGTGAAGAACTGGCTAACAGACTACTTTATCAAAGTGAGCGTCCGACAGCGATTGTTTGTGTCAATGACTTTGTTGCCATCGGAGTGATCAAAACGTTAGATAAATTTGGGCTAAGGGTTCCTGAAGATATATCTGTTGTTGGTTTTGATGATATTTATTTAGCAAAGGATTATCCTCCGGGAATAACATCTGTCAGTCAAAATTATGAAGTATTAGGGCGAACAGCTGTCGATGTTCTTGTAAAATTAATTAATGGAGAAGAGGCTGAAAAACAAGTAATCGTTCCAACAAAATTAATGTTAAGAAACTCATGTCAATTGTTGAAAAAATAA
- a CDS encoding glycoside hydrolase family 35 protein, translating into MLTTKEGQFYLDNKAFQILSGGIHYFRVVPEYWEDRLQKLKALGLNTVETYIPWNLHEPKKGTFDFSGLADIEKFIELADQLNLYVILRPAPYICAEWEMGGLPSWLLKDKDTVLRSSHPVYLQHVEEYYNVLLPKFKKYLYQNGGPVIAMQIENEYGAYGNDLNYLEFIKKQYEKHDLDTFLFTSDGPEFIEQGSLPDVTTTLNFGSKVESAFAKLDNYKPNSPKMVAEFWIGWFDYWSGEHHTRDAQDAADVFRELMERNSSVNFYMFHGGTNFGFMNGANHYDIYYPTITSYDYDSLLTENGEITEKYTKVKEVLTDYIDVPDDYVSKIETKNYGEVKLQESVSVFDTLSSIGRKVEHVAPLKMEEIDQTYGYILYKTTINRQGELAFNVDAIQDRAFIYINGVYVDTVYKNDKQMEKTLHFPHKENVLEIFVENMGRANYGEHLSDTKGLIKNLWLGNQYWFDWEMYAIELDSLPTDYTGNDTRFPQFFRGNLKVEEQADTFVDLEGFTKGNVFVNGFNLGRYWNAVGPQRTLYLPGPLLNKGDNEIIILELEHTVSNSIQLSSEPKLS; encoded by the coding sequence ATGTTAACTACAAAAGAGGGACAGTTTTATCTGGATAATAAAGCCTTTCAAATATTATCAGGGGGCATTCATTATTTTCGAGTAGTACCAGAGTATTGGGAAGACCGATTACAAAAGTTAAAAGCTTTAGGTTTAAATACAGTCGAAACATATATACCATGGAATCTGCATGAACCGAAAAAGGGTACCTTTGATTTTTCTGGCTTGGCAGACATAGAAAAATTTATTGAACTAGCTGATCAATTGAATTTATACGTTATTTTAAGACCAGCGCCATATATTTGTGCCGAATGGGAAATGGGAGGCTTACCTTCGTGGTTATTAAAGGATAAAGATACCGTGTTAAGAAGCAGTCATCCTGTTTATTTACAACATGTTGAAGAGTATTATAATGTATTGCTGCCAAAATTCAAAAAGTATTTATACCAGAACGGCGGACCTGTAATTGCGATGCAAATCGAAAATGAATATGGTGCATATGGAAATGATCTGAACTATTTAGAGTTTATTAAGAAACAATACGAAAAACATGATCTGGATACGTTTTTATTTACCTCTGATGGACCGGAATTCATTGAACAGGGTTCCTTACCGGATGTTACCACAACACTTAATTTCGGTTCTAAGGTGGAAAGTGCTTTTGCGAAACTAGATAACTATAAACCAAACTCACCAAAAATGGTTGCAGAGTTTTGGATCGGTTGGTTTGACTATTGGTCAGGAGAACACCACACAAGAGATGCACAGGACGCAGCAGATGTCTTTCGAGAATTAATGGAAAGAAATAGTTCTGTTAACTTCTATATGTTTCATGGAGGAACTAATTTTGGGTTTATGAATGGTGCCAACCATTATGACATCTATTATCCTACGATTACCAGCTATGATTACGATAGTCTATTAACAGAGAATGGAGAGATCACGGAGAAGTATACCAAGGTAAAAGAAGTTCTAACTGATTACATCGATGTTCCTGATGATTATGTAAGTAAAATAGAAACCAAGAATTATGGAGAAGTAAAATTACAAGAATCAGTAAGTGTATTTGACACGCTTTCTTCGATTGGTCGTAAAGTGGAACATGTTGCACCTTTGAAAATGGAAGAAATCGATCAAACATATGGTTATATTTTATATAAAACAACGATAAACAGACAAGGTGAATTAGCGTTCAATGTGGATGCGATTCAAGACCGGGCATTTATCTATATAAATGGTGTTTATGTAGATACAGTGTATAAAAATGATAAGCAAATGGAAAAAACACTGCATTTTCCGCATAAAGAAAATGTATTGGAAATATTCGTTGAAAACATGGGACGGGCTAATTATGGTGAACATTTAAGTGATACAAAAGGTCTCATTAAGAACTTGTGGCTGGGTAATCAATATTGGTTTGATTGGGAAATGTATGCCATCGAACTAGATTCACTGCCTACTGATTATACAGGAAACGATACTAGATTTCCGCAATTCTTCCGAGGGAATCTAAAGGTAGAAGAGCAGGCAGATACGTTTGTCGATCTGGAGGGATTTACGAAAGGGAATGTTTTTGTTAATGGATTTAACCTAGGTAGATATTGGAATGCTGTTGGGCCTCAACGAACATTGTATTTACCAGGGCCATTATTAAATAAAGGTGATAACGAAATAATTATTTTGGAACTGGAACATACTGTATCCAATTCAATTCAGTTATCGAGTGAACCTAAGTTATCTTAG
- a CDS encoding YesL family protein, giving the protein MQFDTSSGLFRICEWLYRLALLNMLAIGFTLLGGIVLGFFPAITAMFALNNKWIKSEEFSVLKEFWKVYKKQFIRSNVLGGLILVTAIALYIDFALVQNFNGILYYLILSSSATVLVLSFIVLLYVFSLMAEFPDIGLINQIKRAIQLSTLFPLQTIWMGLSLVSFLFICWVIPGFAFLFLGSGLTFIAMYFSNFALKRLDKYENLPSDGRIIKERGVLHGE; this is encoded by the coding sequence ATGCAGTTTGATACATCAAGTGGTTTGTTCAGGATTTGTGAATGGCTATATCGTCTTGCACTGCTAAATATGCTAGCTATTGGATTTACCTTACTAGGAGGGATAGTACTTGGTTTTTTTCCAGCAATCACCGCCATGTTTGCATTAAATAATAAATGGATAAAATCCGAGGAATTCTCTGTTCTAAAAGAATTTTGGAAAGTATATAAAAAACAATTTATTAGAAGCAATGTACTTGGAGGACTCATATTAGTCACTGCTATAGCATTGTATATTGATTTCGCATTAGTTCAGAACTTTAACGGTATTCTATATTATTTAATTCTTAGCAGTAGTGCAACTGTATTAGTATTAAGCTTTATAGTTTTATTATATGTGTTTAGTTTAATGGCTGAATTTCCTGATATTGGTCTGATAAACCAAATCAAAAGGGCTATTCAGTTAAGTACACTATTTCCCTTACAGACGATCTGGATGGGATTATCATTAGTTAGTTTTCTTTTTATTTGTTGGGTGATACCAGGATTTGCTTTTTTATTTTTAGGAAGTGGCTTAACTTTTATTGCCATGTATTTTAGCAATTTCGCTCTGAAAAGATTGGACAAATACGAAAATTTACCATCTGATGGAAGAATTATAAAGGAAAGAGGTGTTCTTCATGGCGAGTAA
- a CDS encoding carbohydrate ABC transporter permease, whose translation MASKSFATAEELQESTKTKRKSKIEKSENFVGFLFVSPMLLGISVIVLFPIVATFILAFADWKFVTGIDQLQWVGLDNFIALTSDEKFIKSVINNAIFIFTVPITMLCALFLAVIIDKNVYLKSYFKVAFFMPYISSVVAIAVVWQVLFHPSQGPINQVLMTFGIENPPTWISDPNFALISLMIIHIWISIGFSLIVYIAGLQSIPKELYEAADIDGANSWYKFRNITFPLISPTSFFLLITGIIASFKVFDLIAVLTEGGPLNSTTMLVWHLYERAFLDLDVGYASAIAVVLFLFVFSITIIQWIGQKKWVNY comes from the coding sequence ATGGCGAGTAAATCATTTGCGACAGCAGAAGAACTACAAGAATCAACAAAAACAAAGAGAAAATCAAAAATCGAAAAAAGTGAAAATTTCGTCGGATTTTTATTCGTTTCACCTATGTTACTAGGTATATCCGTTATTGTGCTATTTCCCATTGTAGCAACATTCATCCTCGCATTTGCCGATTGGAAATTTGTTACCGGTATTGATCAGTTACAATGGGTAGGATTGGATAACTTTATCGCCCTAACCAGTGATGAGAAATTTATTAAATCGGTAATCAATAATGCGATCTTTATTTTTACCGTTCCGATAACCATGTTATGTGCCCTCTTTTTAGCGGTAATTATTGATAAAAATGTCTATTTAAAAAGTTATTTTAAAGTTGCGTTTTTCATGCCATATATATCAAGTGTTGTAGCAATTGCAGTTGTATGGCAGGTGCTATTCCATCCATCTCAAGGACCGATTAATCAGGTATTAATGACATTCGGAATTGAGAATCCGCCAACATGGATTTCAGATCCGAATTTTGCCTTGATTTCGTTAATGATTATTCATATTTGGATTTCAATAGGCTTTAGCTTAATTGTCTATATTGCAGGGTTACAGTCTATTCCTAAAGAACTCTATGAAGCTGCGGATATTGATGGTGCTAATAGTTGGTATAAATTTAGAAATATCACGTTTCCATTAATATCACCGACCTCATTCTTTTTGTTAATAACAGGGATTATTGCTTCATTTAAAGTATTTGACTTAATCGCAGTATTAACAGAAGGTGGACCATTAAATTCAACGACGATGCTTGTGTGGCATTTATATGAAAGGGCATTCCTTGATTTGGATGTTGGTTATGCTTCTGCAATAGCTGTTGTATTATTTTTATTCGTATTTTCGATCACCATTATTCAGTGGATCGGACAGAAAAAATGGGTGAATTATTAA
- a CDS encoding carbohydrate ABC transporter permease — protein MISTIILFFCSLAFLLPFIWMISTSLKIEADVFKYPIEWIPTRWNALANYQEVWFGDHPFYLYYWNSIKVAVFTTAISVVVSSLAAYGFSKVRFPAGAWLFIIVLATYMVPPQASLVPQFILYRYLGLFDTHIGLILLGSFSVLGTFMLRQFFIGIHNDFIDAAKIDGAGHWRIFWQIALPIVRPAVATYAILRFIWTWNDYQNPLIFLRTDALYTIQLAMQKFTTINGSFYTLIMAAAVSAILPLLIVFILGQKHVIDGIALGGVKG, from the coding sequence ATGATAAGTACGATTATTTTATTCTTTTGCAGTTTGGCATTTTTGCTGCCCTTTATTTGGATGATTTCGACTTCATTAAAAATTGAAGCGGATGTTTTTAAATATCCAATAGAATGGATTCCGACCAGGTGGAATGCACTTGCAAACTATCAGGAAGTCTGGTTTGGTGATCATCCTTTTTATTTGTATTATTGGAATTCGATTAAAGTTGCTGTATTTACTACCGCCATTTCTGTAGTAGTATCTTCACTCGCTGCCTATGGATTCTCTAAGGTGCGATTTCCTGCAGGTGCATGGTTATTTATCATTGTATTAGCTACTTATATGGTACCGCCACAGGCAAGCTTGGTACCACAGTTTATCTTATACCGTTATTTAGGCTTATTTGACACACATATTGGTTTGATTTTATTAGGTAGTTTTAGTGTATTGGGAACATTTATGCTTCGTCAATTCTTCATAGGTATTCATAATGACTTTATTGATGCAGCAAAAATAGATGGGGCAGGACATTGGCGCATTTTTTGGCAAATCGCACTGCCGATTGTACGTCCTGCAGTGGCAACGTATGCGATCCTTCGTTTTATCTGGACATGGAATGATTATCAAAATCCATTAATTTTCTTACGCACAGATGCATTGTATACGATTCAATTAGCCATGCAAAAATTCACAACCATTAATGGTAGCTTTTATACTTTAATTATGGCTGCAGCCGTATCAGCGATATTACCACTATTAATTGTCTTTATCTTAGGTCAAAAACATGTTATTGATGGTATTGCTTTAGGGGGTGTAAAAGGATAA
- a CDS encoding ABC transporter substrate-binding protein, protein MKSKLLLLLLSMTLFLSIMVACSSDDEPTAGSDSEEDNTDQQESENEEEEASSDEPVKIMFHTHGNEASYNWTETIPAFEEAHPDIEVEVVILSEKGDTNEALQKLDLAASSGEQLDVLMFSDPASYAQRVDLGMVEPIDEFINEEGYEVTEEYKVNTQLGDQYYALPGKFNPWYVLVNKDHLDEAGLEMPTDWTWDEYADYANQLTTDDHYGTFFHGPQNGGWMEYLKLSLASKAEETELLKADGSSNFEDPLFKKTLELRWQMEKEDQSATPYTDIMSQQLHYRDTFFNQDASLVMIGSWMNTELGGTDQFPLDFNVGVAPYPKNNSDDEGGYTPVTTDYMAVASNSEHKEAAYEFIRWYTTEGQIVQGKNIPSWNGVGDDELENIVDIILEDTNNPEKVDKDALISVLQNSKASKLIPPAPYQAEIYQMANDEYEKLIYEEQNIDETIESMHEQAGEIIENNQ, encoded by the coding sequence ATGAAAAGTAAGTTGTTGCTCTTATTATTAAGTATGACATTATTCCTTAGCATTATGGTAGCTTGTAGTAGTGATGACGAACCTACTGCAGGTTCTGATTCTGAAGAAGATAATACTGATCAACAGGAAAGTGAAAATGAAGAGGAAGAAGCAAGTTCTGATGAACCTGTTAAGATTATGTTCCATACCCATGGAAATGAAGCTTCTTATAACTGGACTGAAACCATTCCAGCATTTGAAGAAGCGCATCCGGATATCGAGGTGGAAGTAGTCATATTAAGTGAAAAAGGTGATACAAACGAAGCGTTACAAAAATTAGACCTAGCTGCATCATCTGGTGAGCAATTAGATGTATTGATGTTTAGTGACCCTGCATCATATGCACAACGTGTAGACTTAGGAATGGTTGAACCAATTGATGAATTTATTAATGAAGAAGGATATGAAGTGACAGAAGAGTACAAAGTCAATACACAGTTGGGAGATCAGTATTATGCACTTCCTGGTAAATTTAATCCATGGTACGTACTGGTCAATAAAGACCATTTAGATGAAGCTGGATTAGAAATGCCTACAGATTGGACGTGGGATGAATATGCTGACTATGCTAACCAGCTAACAACAGATGATCACTATGGAACTTTCTTCCATGGACCACAAAATGGTGGTTGGATGGAGTATTTAAAATTATCCTTAGCAAGTAAAGCAGAAGAAACCGAATTATTAAAAGCGGATGGAAGCTCTAACTTTGAAGATCCACTATTTAAGAAAACATTAGAACTTCGTTGGCAAATGGAGAAAGAAGATCAATCTGCCACACCTTACACAGATATTATGTCACAACAATTACATTATCGAGATACGTTCTTTAATCAAGATGCCAGTCTCGTTATGATTGGAAGCTGGATGAACACAGAACTTGGTGGTACCGATCAATTCCCGTTAGATTTTAATGTAGGGGTTGCACCGTATCCGAAAAATAATTCGGATGATGAAGGTGGTTATACGCCGGTTACAACGGACTATATGGCAGTAGCTTCTAATTCTGAACATAAAGAAGCAGCTTATGAGTTCATTCGTTGGTATACTACGGAAGGTCAGATTGTTCAAGGTAAAAACATTCCATCATGGAATGGAGTAGGTGATGACGAACTAGAGAATATTGTAGATATTATTTTAGAGGATACCAATAATCCAGAAAAAGTAGATAAGGATGCTTTAATTTCAGTATTACAAAATTCGAAAGCATCTAAATTAATTCCACCAGCTCCATACCAGGCAGAAATTTATCAAATGGCAAATGATGAATATGAAAAACTAATTTATGAAGAACAAAATATCGATGAAACGATTGAATCAATGCATGAACAAGCAGGGGAAATCATTGAAAATAATCAATAA
- a CDS encoding sensor histidine kinase: MWTKYRRLTSPSFRSKVFLASFICIGIPVLLTLSIYSYLTRDAVEEQAMQNAKKELDLTEENVARVIDDVINASNFVQIDSELNTILKNKSNLELNEIDNQSYTEYLEDRQVRKTIENITLLGEKSYVTILLKNGQYYTNYSTGQYDPNSFYQEKWFKELNALNGFESYWSSVEPTMLTYERIQSPYQLSVGRTLRDSNSGIYGYVIVTLLETKIRNILNNRNPSEEIMLVDDQNQVLSHKDPELIGEKAPILTDIHLTNSSQIAESNGQKYVITNKSLNFNDWTLVSVIPYKEATSNINSIFSEVFLLLAGSFAIFFVILAYLMNRITKPLRHLDKVVKKVQTGDLSVRSKVNSTDEIGQFSHSLNHMLDRVNTMIDEVNQTHKRKRKAELAMLQAQINPHFLFNVLNSIRMKVFKFGDKESASMIQSLSKLLRWTIDFKEDQITLFDEVSLMKDYVNLMNMRQKNKVVLEVDVTAEAYQQLVPRFLLQPLIENSIIHGLNQGSGNIFIKADIHDEAFQLSIRDNGEGISRQQLDTLNEALCSSKTTKRSNKGFSSIGMTNVYERLQLSYRVNPEMIIESKPNIGTIIIIKIPLGGEGHVQSHVS, encoded by the coding sequence ATGTGGACTAAATACCGGAGATTAACGTCTCCTTCTTTTCGTTCAAAGGTTTTCCTTGCATCTTTTATATGTATTGGAATTCCAGTATTACTGACTTTATCTATATATAGCTATTTAACCAGGGATGCGGTAGAAGAACAAGCGATGCAAAATGCCAAAAAAGAACTTGACTTAACCGAAGAAAACGTTGCTAGAGTAATAGATGATGTGATTAATGCGTCTAATTTTGTTCAGATTGACTCGGAACTAAATACAATACTGAAAAATAAATCTAACCTGGAACTAAATGAAATCGATAATCAGAGTTATACGGAATATTTAGAAGATCGTCAAGTCAGGAAGACGATCGAAAATATTACGCTATTAGGTGAAAAATCGTATGTAACGATATTGTTAAAAAATGGCCAGTATTATACGAATTATTCTACGGGTCAATATGATCCTAATTCGTTCTACCAAGAGAAGTGGTTTAAGGAATTGAATGCGTTAAATGGATTTGAATCTTACTGGTCTAGCGTGGAACCGACGATGCTGACGTATGAACGAATCCAAAGTCCATATCAACTCTCTGTTGGAAGAACATTACGTGACAGCAATAGCGGAATTTACGGATATGTTATTGTCACATTATTAGAAACAAAGATTCGAAATATCTTAAACAATCGAAATCCATCAGAAGAAATCATGTTAGTCGATGATCAAAATCAGGTACTATCCCATAAAGATCCTGAACTGATTGGGGAAAAGGCGCCTATTTTGACTGACATTCATTTAACTAATAGTTCCCAAATAGCGGAATCGAATGGGCAAAAATATGTCATTACCAATAAATCACTAAACTTTAATGATTGGACACTTGTGTCAGTTATTCCATATAAAGAGGCTACTTCTAATATTAATTCGATCTTTTCCGAAGTGTTTTTGTTATTAGCTGGTTCTTTTGCCATATTTTTTGTTATCTTAGCCTATTTAATGAACAGAATCACAAAGCCGTTAAGACATTTGGATAAAGTAGTGAAGAAGGTACAAACAGGAGATTTAAGTGTTCGGTCAAAAGTAAATAGTACTGATGAGATTGGTCAATTCTCTCATTCATTAAATCATATGCTCGATCGAGTAAATACCATGATTGATGAAGTAAATCAAACACATAAGAGAAAAAGAAAAGCAGAATTAGCGATGCTTCAAGCTCAAATAAATCCGCACTTTTTATTCAATGTGTTGAATTCGATAAGAATGAAAGTTTTTAAGTTTGGTGATAAGGAGAGTGCTAGCATGATTCAGTCACTTTCAAAGCTGTTACGTTGGACCATCGATTTTAAAGAAGATCAAATTACGTTATTTGATGAAGTAAGCCTGATGAAAGATTACGTTAACTTGATGAATATGAGACAAAAAAATAAAGTGGTTTTAGAGGTAGATGTTACAGCAGAAGCTTACCAGCAATTAGTTCCGAGATTTTTATTACAACCCTTGATTGAGAATTCGATAATTCATGGTCTAAACCAGGGGTCTGGTAATATTTTTATAAAAGCGGATATACATGATGAAGCATTTCAGCTTAGCATACGTGATAATGGAGAAGGTATCAGCAGGCAACAATTAGATACGTTGAATGAAGCATTATGTTCATCCAAAACTACTAAACGTTCGAATAAGGGTTTTTCCAGTATTGGTATGACCAATGTATATGAACGATTGCAACTTTCTTATCGTGTTAATCCGGAAATGATAATTGAAAGCAAGCCGAATATAGGTACAATCATAATAATTAAGATTCCTTTAGGTGGTGAAGGTCATGTACAAAGTCATGTTAGTTGA
- a CDS encoding response regulator transcription factor, with amino-acid sequence MYKVMLVDDDYPTIEFLSEMINWDEIGLELVSTHENGLQAFHYAKEEMPDILITDIGMPKMDGIELTKEMKKRKPNIQVAIISCHNEFSYAQQAIKLDVKDYILKESLNPEDIENILISCKRRLDNDTSKVVEVKQLRHKVKMNYDIENQKHLRQLIQGSSNKLLDILDQSMPYIPVYFYINDYYKVKKNFISDDTLQFAIYNIMREIIDKKEIDKVLCIHYEQNKGFLFYPDHLTIKYDIFGELRELLKELQQSLNHYLNIQVSFLVGNKSEVSLLKSESMSLINSEKQIFFTDNNSIADLEITTSTYHGQEIFTYYQDVTNELKKALFQRDLLSFKVNLSKWIDFCVSKQYEPRIVKEWFLRMILDLNMRLRTIPYFQSNYHVESIQKEVFLLDTIYELHDWLNNYAEKCLKETTQQLKNNYHKDVVNACYYVADNIQKKLSLDEVAEYLYLNASYFSRLFKKEMQITFVEYVKQRKVERAKELLELTNDSVGKICEQLGYDNQSYFIKIFKKLAGCTPLEYRGHKWNGANAK; translated from the coding sequence ATGTACAAAGTCATGTTAGTTGATGATGATTATCCAACGATCGAGTTTTTATCTGAAATGATAAACTGGGATGAAATTGGTTTAGAATTAGTAAGTACACATGAGAATGGATTACAAGCCTTTCATTATGCGAAAGAAGAGATGCCAGACATTTTAATCACGGATATAGGTATGCCAAAAATGGACGGGATCGAGCTTACTAAAGAAATGAAAAAAAGGAAGCCCAATATACAAGTAGCGATAATCTCTTGTCATAACGAATTCTCGTATGCCCAGCAAGCAATCAAGTTAGATGTAAAGGACTATATATTAAAAGAATCGCTTAACCCGGAAGATATAGAAAATATTCTCATTTCCTGTAAAAGACGATTAGATAACGACACCTCCAAAGTGGTAGAAGTAAAACAACTACGACATAAAGTGAAAATGAATTATGATATAGAAAACCAAAAGCATTTGCGTCAGTTAATTCAAGGCTCATCCAATAAATTATTGGATATTTTGGATCAAAGTATGCCTTATATTCCTGTTTATTTTTATATAAATGACTATTATAAAGTGAAGAAAAACTTTATTTCTGATGATACATTACAATTTGCAATCTATAATATTATGAGAGAAATAATCGATAAAAAAGAAATTGACAAGGTTTTATGCATTCATTATGAACAAAATAAAGGTTTTCTTTTTTATCCAGATCATTTAACCATCAAATATGATATTTTTGGTGAATTACGAGAATTATTAAAAGAATTGCAACAATCACTGAATCATTATTTAAATATACAAGTAAGCTTCTTGGTCGGAAATAAAAGTGAAGTGTCCTTATTAAAATCGGAAAGTATGTCTTTAATAAATAGTGAAAAACAGATTTTTTTCACTGATAATAATTCAATCGCTGATCTGGAAATAACAACTTCAACTTATCATGGACAAGAGATTTTTACTTATTATCAGGATGTAACAAACGAACTAAAAAAAGCGTTGTTTCAACGCGACCTTTTGTCATTTAAGGTAAACCTGTCCAAATGGATAGATTTTTGTGTTTCGAAGCAATATGAGCCAAGGATTGTCAAAGAATGGTTCCTGCGAATGATATTAGATTTAAATATGCGCTTGCGAACAATCCCGTATTTTCAATCTAATTACCATGTGGAATCCATACAAAAAGAGGTTTTTCTGTTAGATACCATATATGAATTGCACGACTGGCTTAATAATTATGCCGAAAAATGTTTAAAAGAAACAACACAACAATTGAAAAACAATTATCATAAAGATGTTGTTAATGCCTGTTACTATGTTGCAGATAATATACAGAAAAAACTATCTTTAGATGAAGTGGCGGAATATTTATATTTAAATGCTAGTTATTTTAGCAGGCTATTCAAAAAAGAAATGCAAATTACTTTTGTTGAATATGTCAAGCAAAGAAAGGTAGAAAGAGCAAAGGAGTTACTAGAATTAACCAATGACTCTGTTGGGAAAATATGTGAACAACTCGGATATGATAACCAAAGTTATTTTATTAAAATATTTAAAAAGCTGGCAGGATGCACACCACTTGAATATAGAGGACATAAATGGAATGGGGCAAATGCTAAATGA